One stretch of Macrobrachium nipponense isolate FS-2020 chromosome 16, ASM1510439v2, whole genome shotgun sequence DNA includes these proteins:
- the LOC135195317 gene encoding uncharacterized protein LOC135195317 produces MTENLRRLRQKAILLPYLFNMYTDALNVKLNSLPIVCIVNETTKNNLCYAGDMVQISPLVEGLQRLIDTCRQYAEEFDILHNETKTQCIFLLLRSLKHIAEPQIFLGNHRLEFVQEFPYLGHIIMDNLKDTSDTE; encoded by the exons ATGACGGAGAACCTCCGAAG GCTTCGGCAAAAGGCCATTCTCTtaccatacctgtttaatatgtacacagatgcccttaatgtcaaactgaactcgctcccaatcgtttgtattgtcaatgaaacaactaagaacaacctctgttacgccggtGATATGGTTCAGATATCCCCATTAGTcgaaggtctccaacgactcatcgacacttgccgccaatatgcagaggaatttgatatcctacaCAATGAAACTAAGACACAGTGCATATTCCTGCTTCTGAGATcccttaagcatattgcagaaccacaaattttccttggaaatcatcggctggaatttgtgcaggaatttccatatttgggtcacattatcatggACAACCTAAAAGATACATCAGACACAGAATAG